Below is a window of Malus domestica chromosome 13, GDT2T_hap1 DNA.
tattcttgtatgttgattaaggaggcctacttagtttgcatgcttgaatatgatgctaggatataagggagtttcacataatctttacaaacttatattcacaagtagtgaaggttgctggTCACGATCTCGTTAAGTTAAATTCCTAGCATAAgtatcatgatgtcatagttacgaatgctttgtcaatacttatgattttcatagtggttaatgatctttgattgtatctctattatgatgtgcaTGCAGGAGACTATtgaagaatgatttgggttgatgatgcgtatcccatccaattcaatgacttaaggaaaatctgagggttaattagtgatggcacgtttaatctggggcattgtcattcatggtttgtcaaAAAAGCAactggagattgatttgtatgcaagtgtgtcatttgtggagaaggaccctctagctagcccatcatccatttaattcaccaaattcgtccaactttgtttaagttttcAATTCACTTGTTTTcactttaaattcgtccaaaacccaatcccctttactttagaatTTAGAGGAAGCACAAGTCATGGTagcggacaatcgaacaatcaaggaacttTCCGCTTTAGGATTGGACAATGCGGTGCCcttatgcatccaataccccacgGCAGCTCAAGGGAAaactgaagagttcgagttGAAGTCTAGTTTGCTACATCACATTCcaaagtaccatgggctgtccatggaggatccaaacaagcatttaaaggaatttgaagtggtttgCTCAAGCATGATTCCAGTTAACGTCGATGgaagcatattgaagatgaaagcttttccattctctttaatggacaaggcTAAGGATTGATTGTacgaattagctcccggaactgtcacatcttgggagagcatgaaacgagcaTTCTTGGAGAAGTTGTTTCCAACATCAAGAatcattcttttgaggaagcgGATTAATGgcattcaacaaaatcaaggagAATCCTTTCCGGCATACTACGAACGTTTCAAAGCTCTTGTTGCATCATGCCCCGAACATCAAATGAAACAAGAGCTTCTcattcaatatttctatgaatGACTTCTTCCCATTGAAAGATAAATGCTAGACACTTCAGCTGGAGGTGCTTTTGTGGACAAAACACCCGTGGCTGCCAAGACCCTAATTGCCAATCGAGCCTTGAATGCACAataatatgaaggcgttggacaAAGGGAGACCCCATGGCAACAACcccaagttaatgaggtaagtgcaatttttgaaattcaatccTAATTAGCTTACCTCACTACCCTTGTGTCACAGGTTGTGGATGGATCTAAAATGCAAAATGCAGCCATATATGAAGTGTGTTCGATGCAAGGACATCTCAATGaccaatgccctcaattgattgaaaatgaaGGATGGGAAACTGCCTATGCCGTGGGCTATCAAGGACCAAATCAGCCATGAAACGATCCATACTCTAACACttacaatccggggtggagagatcatccaaatttcaaatggaaacagccacaacaacctgcccaacaaggaggatttcgaCAACCACCCATTAGGATGTTTCCAAGGCCATATGCACCACCACAACCTCCATCACAATCTGCCCAAACCTATTCAGGttcgtctttggataatgatacacttcttAAATTACTAACTTCATTGACTCAgggccaacaaaatcaagccaaggagatgGATGAAgtcaagaagcaaattgggtAGATGGCAAAGTTTATGGGACAATTTCAAGATGAAGGGAAACTACCTAGCTCCACCATTGTCAATCCGAAAtgaggctttgaatctgccaaggcaatcacattgagaagtggaaaagaggtaGGAACTGATCCCCAACCATTTAAATCAGACCAAAAAGAGGATGAGAAGTTGCAATTTAAAGAGGAAGAACAAAGCAAGGCCACGACAAGGAATAAAGCAACCTTGCTGCAACCTCCTACATTCTCTAATCCCTCCATTTCGTCCACCACAGGTAAGAAAGgttcaaattttattaattctaaccctattccaccCAATGTACCCTTTCCTCACAGATTCAtgcaaacaaaaaaaggaagaaagtgaTAAGGACATtcttgagacatttaggaaggtacaagtcaatatcccactcTTGGATGCAATCAAACAAGTCCCAAAGTACGCCAAATTCTTGAAAGAACTTTGCACCACAAGAAAGAGGATTTCAAACAAGGAGGTGGTAAGGGTAGGTGAGAATGTTTTAGCCGTcttgcaaagaaaactaccccctaaatgcgaagatccgggtagttttaccatcccttgtgttataggcaatactcGTTTTGAacatgccatgttagacttaggtgcatctattaACGTCATGCcctattcaatttatgcatctatgaacttaggtgagctgaaaaatgatggggtaattattcaattagtcGATAGATCTAGCGCCTATCCAAAAgtagttttggaggatgttttagtgcaggttaatcacTTGATCTTTCCGGCTGATTTCTATATGCTTGAGATGGAAAATTTGGCTCATTCTTCCTCATTGCctattctacttggaaggccattcatgaaaatagcccgcaccaagatagatgtgttcaaGGGGATGTtatccatggaatttgatggggaagttattgatttcaatctttctgaaacCATTAAGTATCCTAGTGataatcattcttgtttttACATTGATATCTTTGATTCTTTGGCGCATCAAtactttgaagatttgaatgaggATGTGCTTGAAACAACCATTACGAAAGGGATAAGACTAAAAAACAATGGAGCAACACCTATGCTTACCGACGACAAGCATGAATATGTCCATGCCGTGCATCCTAGTGAACATGTAGTTAAGATAGTGGCTGCCCTAGATTCATTGCCATTACAAAATGGTAAGCCTTCCAAAACCAATTTCAATTCCTATTTCTACTAATAAAATGCTACCTtcagttgtgcagccaccttCCCTTGAACTTAAACcattaccaagccatttgaagtatgttttcttgggagaacAAGAGACTTTGCCCGTCATAGTGTCTTCcacactcacggcacaagaggaagAGAAGTTGGTGAGGGTGTTGAAGGAATACAAAACATCCATTGGGTGGACCTTGACCGACATCAAGGGTATAAGTCCCATAACTTGCACGCATCGTATACTTTTGGAGGAAGAAGCTAAACCATCAGGTGaagctcaacgccgactcaaccctccaatgatggatgttgtgaaaaaggagataatcaaGCTACTTGATTATGGAGTGATCTATCCAATCTCTGATAGTCAATGGGTTTCGTCGGTCCAAGTTGTtcccaagaaatctggagtcactgtggtgaagagcgaagagaatgagcttgtgcctatACGTATCCAAACTAGTTGGAGggtttgcattgattataggaagctcaacgccactaCAAGGAAGGATCATTTCCTTTTACCATTCATTGAttaaatgcttgaaaggttagccggttatgcattttattgttttcttgatggatattcaggttataatcagattgtaaTAGCCCTGGAGGATCAAGAAAATACCACTTTCACTTGCCCATTTGGTACATGTGCTTATCGttgcatgccatttggtttatgcaatgcaccaaccacatttcaaagatgcatggtaagtaaaTTTTCATATTATGTtgaaaagattattgaggtctttatggatgattttagtgtgtttcgTAAGTCTTTTGATGATTGCTTGGATAATCTGACCTTGATCTTGAAAtgatgtgttgaaactaaccttgttttaaattgggagaaatgtcaTTTTATGGTGAAACAAGGCATAATTTTAGGTCACATTatctctgaaaaaggaattgaggttgacaagtcaaaaatagatcttgtacactacttaccctctcctacttcggtgagagaggttcgttcttttcttggtcatgtaGGATTCTATAGGCGATTTAGCAAGGATTTTTCAAAGATTGCACAGCCCCTATGCCGTCTCCTAAAAAAAGAAGTGGCCTTTGAGTTCAACGAGGAATGTGAAAAGGCTTTCAAACACCTCAAGGACATGCTTACTTCGGCCCCTATCGtcattccaccagattggagccttccttttgaactaatgtgtgatgcatcagATTATGCAATTGGAGCTATTTTAGGCCTAAGGAAGAACAAGCAGCCACATGTCATCTATTATGCATCCCGAACcttgaatgatgctcaattgaactactccaccattgaaaaagaacttcttgctattgtgtttgcattagataagtttcgttcttatttaatTGGCACTAAAGTTATTGTTTTAACTGATCATGCAACTTTAAAGTATTTGCTTACAAAGAAAGAAGCTAAACCAAGGCTCattcgatggatgcttcttctccaagagttcgatattgaaATTAGGGACAAGAAagggagtgaaaacgtggtggctaaCCACTTGAGCTGAATGGTGCATGAAGAGGATGCCAATGCTGTGCCTATCCAAGATACATTCCTTGATGAGCAATTGTTGTCCATTGAGGTAAGTgaaccttggtatgctgatttggtgaattatttggtgtctaaacaagtttcaagtgacctaaacaagcaccaacgtgataaacttaaacaTGATGCACGGTTGTATCTATGGGATGgcccatatttgtggaaatattgccctgatcaGATTGTACGTATGTGTGTGCATGAATCTgagtttcattcaatttttaagCTTTtatcatacatatgcatgtggtggttactttggcacacaaagaacaacacttaaggttttagaatgtggattttattggcccattttatttaaagatgctagaaccttttgcaTAACATGTGATCGTTGCCAAAGAACAGGAAATATAGGTGCAagagaccaaatgccgcaaactaCCATattcaatgttgaaattttttatatttggggcattgatttcatgggtccttttcctttgtcttatggtttcacttatattttgcttgcggttgattatgtatcgaaatgggtggaagcaaaagccacctgTACTAATGATTCTAGAGTGGTTGTAGATTTCAT
It encodes the following:
- the LOC139190916 gene encoding uncharacterized protein, giving the protein MYPFLTDSCKQKKEESDKDILETFRKVQVNIPLLDAIKQVPKYAKFLKELCTTRKRISNKEVVRVGENVLAVLQRKLPPKCEDPGSFTIPCVIGNTRFEHAMLDLGASINVMPYSIYASMNLGELKNDGVIIQLVDRSSAYPKVVLEDVLVQVNHLIFPADFYMLEMENLAHSSSLPILLGRPFMKIARTKIDVFKGMLSMEFDGEVIDFNLSETIKYPSDNHSCFYIDIFDSLAHQYFEDLNEDVLETTITKGIRLKNNGATPMLTDDKHEYVHAVHPSEHVVKIVAALDSLPLQNVVQPPSLELKPLPSHLKYVFLGEQETLPVIVSSTLTAQEEEKLVRVLKEYKTSIGWTLTDIKGISPITCTHRILLEEEAKPSGEAQRRLNPPMMDVVKKEIIKLLDYGVIYPISDSQWVSSVQVVPKKSGVTVVKSEENELVPIRYNQIVIALEDQENTTFTCPFGFYRRFSKDFSKIAQPLCRLLKKEVAFEFNEECEKAFKHLKDMLTSAPIVIPPDWSLPFELMCDASDYAIGAILGLRKNKQPHVIYYASRTLNDAQLNYSTIEKELLAIVFALDKFRSYLIGTKVIVLTDHATLKYLLTKKEAKPRLIRWMLLLQEFDIEIRDKKGSENVVANHLS